The Anser cygnoides isolate HZ-2024a breed goose chromosome 4, Taihu_goose_T2T_genome, whole genome shotgun sequence region agcctgtcttcacaaACAGGGACCTCAGGCGTCGGCGGGACGAGGTGTGGGAGGCAGAAGAACACCCACAGTTACCGTGCGAGCTGCCAGCCAGGCTGACAGACGCCTCTCTTGTGCTGTGAGTGCCTGGCTGCGCttgatttcagcttccaaagCGGAGCAGGCGGCTTTCAGCCCCGCTGCGGGTCAGAGCTGGCAGGTGAGGCTGGGACGGAGGTGGCATCACATCAGGCGTCTGCCCCAAGTCCTCAGGGCTGGCGTCCTTGTGCCTTGTCAGCAGTGGCGGATCAGGACGTGCCACGCGATGTCCCCATCGTGCCGACAGGGAGAAGTTCTCTTCGTACCTAACGTGCTCTCCAACCACGCCGCCGCCTCCTGTCTCCCATTTTCTGGGAGAGGACAGCGGCGCTGACACCGCCCGGCTCCGACAAGCCATTAACGCCCCTTGTcagagctgtgcagctgcaCGGACAGGTCCCACACAGCTTGGAAAGACGGAGGGGGCTCCTACAAACCTGGGTGGGAGCCCACCGAAACGTCAGGGCTGGGGAAATCACCGTTCTGTACGCCAGCCTCGAGCACTCGGTGCCCTGCCTTAACTCCTTTCACCCAAACTGCAAGCACCACCATGcctcccagcagctgggagcttATGTAGCTTCTTGCTACATAAGATGGGTGAGGATGAACCAGAGCGGACCAGAGGCCGTGAACAAATCCTGAAAGAtgtcctttttttaaaaaaaaaaaaagtcctttttaaaaaacaaaacaaaacaaaacaaaagtaatgaTTTTGCTTGCTTGAACCacggagcagggctgcagaagCAGGAGACGCGCCTGTAACAAAAAGCCTGCCGGCAGTCAGACACTTGAACCATTTCAAACACccaaaggcatttttcttctgcGCCAAACCCGAAGGCCACTCggcaaaaagaaaaccagcacCAGCCCTGGGATGGCACCGGGATAACTGGGATGCGCTTCGGTAGCAGGGGGACGTTTCCCACTGCAGGGCTGATCTGGAGCAGCTCTCGCTCCTGTTGCCAGTGGGAACACACGAACgtctgcagagctggaaaacactaaaaaaaaaaaataaatcattatcccttctcctggcagcaggagaAGCCTGATCCACAGGGCCGGGTACCAGGGCAccgccagcagcacccaggtcGTTTCACAGCCCCGTCCGAAGTCCCGCTGGGTCTGCTGAGACGTGGGACCCGTTTCCGTCTGCGAATCCACCGCTGTGTCTCCAGGTGACCGTGAATAAGATGAAAATTAACGCCTTTGAGATGAAACACCTCAAGATGAAGGCAGCGCGACCCTggcccctctccctgctcccgAGCAAGCCTCGCCGGGTCGCGGCACGGCTTCCAACGCTGCTCCCAAGGTCGCTGCTGAGTGCGGTCGAAGTCTGGGGGGgatttccctgcagcagcttaGGAATTAAGTCCTTTATCTTCCCATTAAAATGCTCCTCACAGAGAACGAGGCAACAAAGGACAAATCCAAGGAAAGCGGTCTGACTCTCcttgctgtgcctgcagcacacCGCACCCGAGGGCCAGACCTCCCTGCAGAGAGGGGTTACCGAAGGAAagggatagaaaaaaaaaaactcggGAGAAGCAACTCTTCTCCTGAATCTACACGTGGATGTGGCAAACCGCCCTCCGAGCACCAAGTGCTCCACGGGAATTGCACTCGGATCACCAAGAGTGGGACGTGAGTGGACCTGAAGCCTCCTTTTAAGACGATTCTGCTGCGCGGGTGGCAGAACGACCTCAGCACCAGTGACATTCCCAGTCCTGCCACCTGCAAGAGCCGTCACTTGCCACGCTCACACGTCCCCCGACCGGTAAGGAGCCGCCGGGCTCCTCCGAGGCAGGGGAACCCCCCCGTCACCACGGGCTGGCCTTCAGGTCCCACCTGCACCAGGGGACGTGACCACAGCCACCTTCCCGGCAGCGAAGGCACcctgctgcccttccccagAGGGCCAAGAGGGGAAGCCTCTGCACACCCCAGCGCCGCTGCTGCTGTTCCAAGCACCTGCCTTACCTCAGCTGCTCCGGATTCGTGGCAAGAGCCCTCCCGTGCTGCAcgagggctggggagagcacGTGCTCTTCTGGCCTCCCCGTTCCCCAGCTGTGTCTTCAAGGCTGGCCCCCAAAGAAGCCGTTGAGAGGAGGCAGAACCGCAGCGGGACCAGGCAGGACGCTGCCACTCGCAGACGCACGCGTCTACCCGCCGCCTTCACGAGATGACCAGCGGAGAGCCGCTCCGGCCACCAGGAGGGGGACATCACCCCCATCACACCAGACCCAAGCGTCCACACCACGCACCGCTGCATCCTCTCGCCGGTGGAAGAAGAGGCCGTGTCCCAGCTGAGCCTTTCTGCCTGCACTAGGTTTGAAGCCTTGCCTTCGTCCTTCCACCTCTTTTGTACcgtatctttttttctgcacgCCTCGACTGTGCTCATAGATGCTTCTGGGAAAGGCAGGTGCCACCACGGGGACCTCACCTCTCCCCCATAAGAGCGAGTCACGTCTCCCCAGCCCTGTAACGCACTCAGGGCCTCCCCCAGAGACCCTGGTAACTCTCCTGAGGTCCTTGAACCATAACACCAAAAATCCAAGCCATCCCCGCCTTCACAGGCAGAGGAACCAAGATCTGAGATGCCCAAGGACTTCTGAGACACGTAAGGTGACAGAAGCCAGCACCGACACGATGAGACCCAAGCCCCCTTCCTTCCCACGAGCCGGTCAGGCCTCGAGTGGCTGCACGGGGTGCCCAAAGGTGTCTGTGAGCACACGCTGTGGACAAAGAGGTCCTGGCCCTgcacttctctctctccctgcccgAGTTCAGCCTTGGGGATGGCAGGACACTTCTCTTTCCATGAAACGTTAACACAACTCCGGACACCTGCTGCCTGCACGTTTTGAACAAGGTGATCTGATAGAGTAATCCAATTAACAAGTATTTAAAGACCTGGCCTcgataaagaaaaaaaaaatcactgaacagACCCGTCTCTTGCTGGTCTGTGCTCCCAGCATCGTTCTGCACACCAGCCTCACGCCAAGGAGGGATCCTTGTGCAGGAGGACTGCAGCTCAGGTAATTTCTACCACCCCCATCCTCCTGTCCTCTCTCTCCCCAGGAACATTACCCACGTTATTCTCGGGCCAGAAGGGATTTTATCATTTCAGCACCCCCACAAAGCTCCATTTGCCTTCTGTTGCAGGCTGTTCAAATCGCTGCTAGGAGAACCAGGCCCCCGTGTAAACCGTAGGAGTTTCCAAATGCAGGGGACCTGACCCTTGGTGCTCTGGGCAGCCGGAGCCTGGGACAACCTTCTCCTGCCCAGAAGGACCCGAGGAAGGGCTGCCACCACGGGAAGGGCTACCAGGGAAGCCAGACGAAATATAGAAGGACACAGAGCAAAGACTCCATGCCCTAAACCCAGCACCTTTCTCCACTTCACAGCGTTTCCACCAGCACAaggcctgggaggaggaagagagctTGCTTTCCTCCGCCACGGTACCTGCCTCCCAGCACCCCACGGCTAAGCCCTGCTTGGTTCCTTACCGCTGGGCACCTTGGCAGAAGGGGGCGGGAGATGGCGTTTTGCCACCGCCCCGGTGAAACTAACTTTTATTTTGGCTATGGAGAGAAGTTTTTAGTACCCGGAGGttgctttaaaaggaaagaaaccaaagctGCATTAATGGAAGGGGCAATAGCTGTGCACATGCTGTGAAGGAGCTCACGAGAGCTCTAACAGCTGGAAGCTCTCCTGGCAGCCACGGGAAAGGCGCCCGGTTTGCAAGCAGGGGGAAGATGATGGAGCCAAAATCAGCACCGAGCGAAATGCGGGATGCAATTTGTGGCTGCGTTCTCAGCTGGGGCAGACCTCGGACGTGTCAAACCTTTTGCCCCGGATTAGAGCAAAGAGGGGACACCAGCGGCCGCTCCCCACCGAGATCCAAGAGAGCCGAGGGCTCgggctgcccaggcagggctCTCGAGGACCACAGGTACCGatcaggaggggaaggagacgGAGGGCACCTCCGCGGCGTCAGCACGGCCGGGAGCTGCCGACACCGAGCCGGGGTCCCCGACAGGAGCAGAAGGGAGACGGGGTTACGCCTCTACCAGATACACGCCCTTCGCCTCCCCCGGAGTGCTCACCTGGTCGTCTGCTGGCAAAAGGGCTTCTCAGCTGGCTGTGTCTCCCTGGGCAAAACCACGAGCGCTGAAGCTTGCGTGTCGCCGGACTGCAGCaaagggcagggctgggctgctgctgcgcgGCTGGTGGCGGCGGGGACCCCGCCGCTGGCGGGGCACGCGACAGGGGAGGGGAACTCAAACCGCTCGGGGTTAGTCGCAGCCACGAGGAAAGGGGTGGAGAAGGCCAAGGGCTGGCTGGCATGCAGGGAAGGAGGCTTGCCTAGCGGCTCCCTGGGGAGGTTAGCGGGCTGGAAGCCTTGCTGAAGGGCTTCctcggggagctgggggaaCCCGAAGCCCTGAGCGAGCCTTTCGGGCAGCACGGCTCGCACGGGGAGGCTGTCTGGTGGCTTCTCCGCAAAGGGGTTGCTCGGGGCAATGGGGCTGACTGCCGGAACGAAGGGATTGCCCGGGACCGAAGCATCCCGCTCGCTCCTCTCCTCCGCTTCTGGCTTCCAGAAATCAGCCTTCTTGAAGTCTATCTTGCCGTCGGCCGAGCACCGGCGCCGCGGCCCCTCGGGCTCGCCAGCGGATGGCCGGCCCTGAGCCTGCCCGCGCCGCCCCGCACCATGCCCCCACGCCGGCTCCGGCCGGGGCGGGCTGTGCCCACGCGCTAACCTTTGGGGACAgcccgctgcctcctgctcttCCACAGCCGTCCAGAAGGCTTCAGGCTGGCCCGAGTCTAGCCTGGAAGACGGGGTTAGTCCTGAAACACTCAGCTCCTCGGGGAGCCGCTCCTGCTCCGCGGCCGTCTCCACCTCAGCACCGCCTGCCGGCCCCGGGGATAGAGGGGGCAAAGCTGGCCGGCTCCAGCTCTCCAGGGAGAGCTTCGACGGGCAAGTCTCAAACTTCTCGGCCGCATCCTCCCCACTCATCTCCGACGGGTCTGTCCCCAGAGGGGTGTCCCCTTCGGCCAGCTCCGCAGCTTTTGCCCCCGCGTCAGGCTCTGAGTCTGTGGCAGCGCCCTCGGCACCCCCAGAGGCCGGGATCTCAGGCGCAGCTTCGGCGGTGGCGGCTCTGGGcgcagctgggctgggaggagctgggacGGCCGTCTCGCCGCTCGGGCGTCTCCTCGGCGGCTCCACGTCCCCCTTCAGACCCTCCACGCCTTCCCGCCGCTCCTCGCCGCCCTGCCGCCTCGCCTCCGGGTCGCACGCCTCCTCCTCGCCGTCCCCTCTGCCGCCGGCGGCCGCGAACCACCTCGGAGGTTTGGGGGGTGGCGCAGACGCCGACACATCCGAGCCGGGCACCGtggcctcctcctgctcccctcgcACACCCGTCCACGGGGAGAGGACGACGTGCCTCTCGCGAACGTCGGAGCTGAGCCTCACGCGGCCCTCGCCAGCCTCCAGCCGCATGCTGGCCTGCAGCCGGTACACCGAGGTCCTGATGTCGAACGTCTCCTCCTGGCCACCGGCGCCCTGGGGGTCCCGTCCCGGCTCGGGGGCCGCGGGGAACCGTCTCACCGCCGCCTCCGGGAGCACCCGCGGGGGCACGGCGGCGACGTTGCCCCCCGGCAGCGTTTCGGAGGCGGCCTCGGGGGGGAATTTGCTTCTGGGCAGGACGCAGGCGGCGGCGCGAGGACCGCTTTTCGCTTCGAAGGTGCCTTCGCTGAGGAACGGCCGCTGCCCGAACGCGCTCTCCTGGCCTATGCTTTGGGTGCTCTCCGACGGATCGGAAGCGGTTTCGGTGGCGATGGTCATCCACCCGTTCTCCCCCGCGCCAGAGGTTTCCTCCTCGTTGCTGTCCCTGTCCTCCCCGCCGCGTTTTTCACCAGTTCGCGCCGCCGAAGCCTCTTTTTCCCCTGCGTTTCCCGACGAGAACGCGGGCGCCCAAACCATCGGtgtgctgcttttcctcctcctcccccccgacCCCGCGGACACGGGGCTCAGCACGTCCTCTATCACGGTCGCTTCCTGCGTTGTGCTCACCAGGTTCGCCCCCACGTCCAAACCGGAGAAATTCGTCCAAGACCGTAGAGCCGGGGGCATCTCGCTGCCGATCTGCGGCTCGGCCTTTTCGAAAGCCTTCGCCCCCTTCTCGGCCGATCCGTCCGCGGGGCTCGCCGCGTCGGGGTCGTCGATGAAGGCCAtgccctccgccgccgccaccgaAGCCAACACGTTTTCCTTCTTCGGCTCCGGGTTGAGCCTGCTGGTGGCAAAGGCGTCGAAGGTGGCGTCCCACTCCGAGAGGGGAGGAGGACCAGCGGCGGCTCGCTCgtccggaggaggaggaggaaggtctCCATGCGACGGGGGAGTGGTTTCTGGAACGGGGACGCCAACGTTTTGGGCTGGAGGCTCCCTCTCCGGGTCTGTGAgcctgagggaggcagagggactgCAATCCGCGGAGGAACACAAGCTCCCAGCGACCTCTGTTGAAGCATGCGGCCCAGGCGGGAAACTAGAGAAAAAGTGAGTAGGTGAAGGAGAATTTAGTACCTGGTCAGCGAGGAGGTCCTCAAAGAAGGGATtgctctgcagggagctgaggaAGGGGTTGGTAGGGGAcaagcagccaggctggctggCTCCAGCAGCGGGAGGGAGGTTAGCGTGTAGCATGCTAGCGGCGGCGGGAGGAAACCGGGCAGGAGAGCggggaggaaaaggagcaggagcagccgAGCTGGTTTCTACCTGAGGAGACACTTCCAGGCTGTGGAGGGAAGACAAAAGAGTCCTCCTGGTTAATGCCGTGAcagggctgcaagcacacacaccACGCACACGCCAGACGCTCCGGCTCAAAGCAACGCGACGCTCGGGCACACGCTCGTCTCTCTGGTTAGGCAGAGCGATGGTGATGGAGTCAGTGCGCGGACAGGGCATGCACTACGGCCAGGAAAGGGCAGCCCTTCTCCAACAGTCCTCCAAGTTTCCCCCCTTCTGCCTCAGCGAGCCCTAAGGCTCGGGAGCCGGGGAGGTTtccccacctcctgcagcccaaGCACCCGTTTCGTTTTCTGTCCCCTGCTGGCGCGCACGAGGAGCCGGGCTGGGGTAAGAGCACACGAGCAAGTCTCTCCCAGCCTACCCAGAGCGTGGTCCAAATGCTCCTTCAacggcaggctcggtgccgtgaccacggccctggggagcccgtcccagtgcccaaccacccctgggtgcagaacctCTCCCcgacacccagcctgaccctcccctgtcccagctctgcgccgttccctcgggtcctgaATGTTTTCACGCTGTGCTGGCCCCGTGACCGCGGCGCTCCCTGCCCCTCAACTTACCCGTGCTGGGACGGGGCCGGGCGCTACGTGGGGCTGTGCCGACCCCGTAACGGAGCCAGTGGTGCCACCTCGGGCTGCATGGGCCGCGGCACAGCCAGGCCTGGCTGGGAAGCGAGGGGAGTCCACGTAGGAGGATTATCGGAGAGGGATAAACACAATTTTCTTCTCTACTTTTCAGCCACCAGTCCTCATGGAAAGGGGGAGTGCGGTCTGGGGGCCCTAGAAAGGTTTCTCTGGCCGAAAGCCCACGGGCAGGTGGCAGTGACCCTAACCCCAGCCCTCCCAAGGCTCTGCCGCAGCAACCCAGCCAGCGAGGGACAGCGCAGGGACGAGACAACAGGACGCGGGCACTGGCTGCTTGCGCAGACAGGACGGGGAGGCACCAGCCCTGTGATGCTCAGCACCACGAGCTGCGGGAGCCGGCGCAGGTCTGGACCTTGGCCTGCCCCCTCAGACAGCCCCGCACCAGCTCCTTTTCCCCATGGAGCTTCAGCGACCCCGCTCTCGGCTCGGGAGAAACACGGACATTGATCAGCCGGCACCGGGCGCGTCAAATTTTAATCGAGGACAGATAAAGAAGTTTTATAAAGGAGTTGTTCTGCCAACGTGCACGGGGCACGCGCAGCCCGGACCCATCGCGGCATCGGCCTGCCTCACTGTCAGCGCCCTGCTCAATGGCAAGGTGGCTTGGACAACTATTTTCACTTGTTACTATGGATGGTTTTGACACGAAAAAAcctagaaatatttaaaagcaccAAAATGCCACCTTGAGGCAAACGCTAACAATTCGTGAAGGTGTCCTGGAAGCAGAGGGCTACGTGCCGGCAGCGCGCCTCTGCCCGCAAGTGGTGCACGGTGCGTCAGGACCTGCTCCCAcggcagcagggcgagggaccCCCTGCTCCTCTTCTGGCAGCTTCAAAGCCCCGCTGCAAGCCCCAAAACACCCCGACaactcctccttcctgcccttgtTTAAGGTGGGTCACGCACACAGCGAGCGGCCAGGCTCTGTTAGAGCAGTTCCtgcgcctcctgctcctccttcccGCCACGGGCAGGTTTTACCCTGAATTTTCATCCTGCCTCAGCTCCCTCGTTGCCCAGCCGGGAAGCGCTGGGGATACGAGGTGGCATCCCTCGCCATCCACCGAAATCGGTGTCAGTTCTCAGCTCGGAGGTGGTATTTGAAGGGCACCTGCCCGCGTGCACACAACCAAACCAACCCCGGCACGCACCAGACGCTCTGCCAGCTGCTACTTAGCAGAACTAATCATTCAGGCACCgaaaagcccccccaaaaaacctttcttttccaCCCAAATCAGCATCTCCCTCAGCGCCGCGGGCACAGACAGCTCGTGGGTGCCCTCTCCTGCTGTCACTGAGCAGCAGTGGTGGCCGTGGCACGGGTGCCCATCCCCGTCCACCCAACCCGCCGTGGGCAGCCAGGCGTGCACCGCCGCGGAGGACAAGCCTCTGAGCTGCCCAGCCCCTCCTGGGTGCTTTAAGCTCGCGGGGAACACAGCAAACCTCCAGGAGAAGCGATGGGAGAAGGGGATGCGGCCTTGGACGCAGACCGGCAGCCCCTCCGCTGGCGCTGCACGCAGCGTCCTCGCCGCTCTGTGCTctgccagaaaaaataaaaacaaaccaaaaagccACAACAATGGGCACgaggcagcagaaggcagcgCGCCAGGGGCTGCACAGGGCCACCAAGCTGTCCCAAACTCCCTCTGTTTGTTGCTTGCCATCCCAAAGACcgccaggctgctgctggcgctgagCAGTGCCTCCGCTCTCACGCCTTTCTGAAGGCCGGAGGCGTGCTGGGCACAGAAACGGCCCCGGGCAGGAACCAAACCTGTGCAAACGCCGTGTGGCTCCCAGCCCCTCGGCTGGGCACACGTTAGCCACGGGCTTTCCCCCGCCGCTTGCTGCAGGCCGACCTTTTCCTCCAACCTCCCTCGAACTGAGGCTCTCCAGAGGAGCGCGGTACCCGCAAACAGCCTTCGTCTGCGGCAGGAGCCTGGGCGGAACCGAAGGAAACGCAGCGACGTTCCTCTTCCGCAGCCAGGGACGGGGCAGAGCACCACAACACCCGCTTGCAGCTTCCCTGGGGTGCTCGCGGCGATTTTGGCAGCTGCcgccccagcccaggggcttAACTCGAGCAGAGCCCCACAGGCGGCTGCGAACGGAGGCAGCAAGGGGCAAGCCGAGAGACGAGACCTCAGAGAGACCCCGCACACCACCGGCCTACCTCTGCTCCTTGTTCACACTCGTAGCCTTCGGTGACATGCTCCAGACCAAGCTCCCTCAGCCACGGTTCCGCCCAAGCAGCGTTTGGTGCGCAGGAAGAGCAACCAAAGCCCGACCCAGCCAGGCCCCAGCATTAAACGGCTCCAGGGCATTAACCAGACCACCAGACCACGCCAAGCCGAATGTGTCAAACCAGAGCTCGAGTCCatctttgatttatttatttttcctggtgaACATCCCTCCTCCAAAAGCCCCCTACCAAAGGGGGATTTCCACCGCCCGTCCCCGTTCCTGCCGGTGCCCGCCGGGGCTCGCTCAGGGGCTGCACAAGCTGCTCTCGGGTACAACCTCCCAGCAGCGTTCGCCCCCTGGCTCTCCGACGCACCAGTTACACCAGTAACCACCATTAACCTCCCTGCTCTGGTTCCCGGCGCGGTGCTGGCAGCGGACCCGCGCTCCCCAGGAGCACGAATCCTGCAGAAATCCTGCTTCTCTCGGAGGAAGGACGCTGGAAGCGCGGCGCTGAGGCCGGCGCGCTCCTCTAGAGGGAAACCTCCGCTCGCAGCGGCCCGACGGAAGATCTCTGCTGACTCACCCACCTCCTCCCATCCCCAGCACGCAGCTCCGCCAGCCAAAATAAATAGCGGGTACCTTTCTGCCCTCGTTTATTTGTTTGGCAGCGCTTCCCAGGCGCATTTTAGCCtcccagcagaaaaaaaaaaaaagaaaaagagagaaaaagaaaatattgctgaGCAACCGCCGGCTGGAAAGTCTATTGGAAACAGCTCGCTGGGTGCAGGATCCCCCCCCCGGCTCGCAGCCTGGGTTCGAGGCTCGGTGCAGCCACCCCAGCCCTGCGGTTGCAgagctccagcccagcccacgggcaggagggggggggggggtggtaaCTGTGCTCTGCAGATAAAGAAAACCACATTTGGGCTGCAAAAAGCAGGGTTTCGGGGAGGGCAGGGCTCGAATCCAGCCGTAATGCATCGAGGTTAAGAGCTGCgctgaagggggggggggatggaaaATCCCCCTGTGGGCCCTAGGAGGGCTGTGCCCCATCACCTGGGGCCAGGATTTCCACAGACAGCCTGGGAATCCGCTGTACACCCCTGCCTGGGCTCCTGGGAGGGGGTGGAAGCCCCTGAGGCACACAGGTCCCCCCCCAGTACCTGCAGACAGGGTTTTAGAGGCTGGGCACCGCTCCCAGCGCCACGAACCTGCCATCCTTGCCCCAGGACGGACGGACGCGCCCTCGGGAACGCGGCACCGCGCTGCCCCCTCGTCCCGACGAAAACAGAGACACAGCCTCGagatttgcccccccccaaaaaccacaGGCACAAAAtagcagcaaaaagcagaagtagTGCAGGCAGATGTGAGCTGCTAACGGCTCGCaaggggggggcagcggggctgtgcc contains the following coding sequences:
- the RAB11FIP5 gene encoding rab11 family-interacting protein 5 isoform X2, whose translation is MSFGEEAGCRRAAGTPLSVRPSPPASPNVRVSERFGHPRRLSGTCRWRSAGTRPAVRLGHRRRRWHKLHSKAGKKEKERGEVEVSVQFTRTNLTASMFDLSVKDKPRSPFGKLKDKVKGKKKYDLESASAIIPSSVGALDGEDDFDVGGKKSKIKGFLKGKLRKSSLTQSNTSLGSDSTISSASLGPAASAAEVTKSPSRHSSLSTERSVRDFLPSPRLTHKRAFSDDVSQVSPVLEPKAIQSLKPKSDPVSRSSLCINGSHVYGDEPALQSPVPAPRSSAPLPVPGGPRRPEEGFGFAPLHPEPPEAPWGGFERTQQRDEPRFIPSPPSLVLQEELKVSTKAVTLSNHLGRARMEESGRSEGKPTQAAVPSAVSAEARQEKRAEETRKEEKKPKGGFFHHGGAKSDAGGRGQGEKTGGSPAAGDERSRAGGWFASKEPKESPQKPSFPPGPHASTEVAGSLCSSADCSPSASLRLTDPEREPPAQNVGVPVPETTPPSHGDLPPPPPDERAAAGPPPLSEWDATFDAFATSRLNPEPKKENVLASVAAAEGMAFIDDPDAASPADGSAEKGAKAFEKAEPQIGSEMPPALRSWTNFSGLDVGANLVSTTQEATVIEDVLSPVSAGSGGRRRKSSTPMVWAPAFSSGNAGEKEASAARTGEKRGGEDRDSNEEETSGAGENGWMTIATETASDPSESTQSIGQESAFGQRPFLSEGTFEAKSGPRAAACVLPRSKFPPEAASETLPGGNVAAVPPRVLPEAAVRRFPAAPEPGRDPQGAGGQEETFDIRTSVYRLQASMRLEAGEGRVRLSSDVRERHVVLSPWTGVRGEQEEATVPGSDVSASAPPPKPPRWFAAAGGRGDGEEEACDPEARRQGGEERREGVEGLKGDVEPPRRRPSGETAVPAPPSPAAPRAATAEAAPEIPASGGAEGAATDSEPDAGAKAAELAEGDTPLGTDPSEMSGEDAAEKFETCPSKLSLESWSRPALPPLSPGPAGGAEVETAAEQERLPEELSVSGLTPSSRLDSGQPEAFWTAVEEQEAAGCPQRLARGHSPPRPEPAWGHGAGRRGQAQGRPSAGEPEGPRRRCSADGKIDFKKADFWKPEAEERSERDASVPGNPFVPAVSPIAPSNPFAEKPPDSLPVRAVLPERLAQGFGFPQLPEEALQQGFQPANLPREPLGKPPSLHASQPLAFSTPFLVAATNPERFEFPSPVACPASGGVPAATSRAAAAQPCPLLQSGDTQASALVVLPRETQPAEKPFCQQTTSPHPVKPISAAVQEAPGEKKQQQHKSGLTAALSNGLEKLKTVTTGSIQPVAPSSQPEKADSKKLKDPAVLDQSAKYYHLTHDELIQLLLQKEKELSKKEEHIQELENYIDQLLVRIMEQSPTLLQIPLGEAKTK
- the RAB11FIP5 gene encoding rab11 family-interacting protein 5 isoform X1 — translated: MALLRAAPLPAEPAPCWLPTHVQVTAVRARGLRCKGGGGGGGSTGPGGSAPAAGPGDVYAVLELGRQRQRTAVAERSGGSAEWRDGCALELPPGPGSPPVLTVTVLQRALLGADRFLGRCSLALPCPAPPGRAAELGWHKLHSKAGKKEKERGEVEVSVQFTRTNLTASMFDLSVKDKPRSPFGKLKDKVKGKKKYDLESASAIIPSSVGALDGEDDFDVGGKKSKIKGFLKGKLRKSSLTQSNTSLGSDSTISSASLGPAASAAEVTKSPSRHSSLSTERSVRDFLPSPRLTHKRAFSDDVSQVSPVLEPKAIQSLKPKSDPVSRSSLCINGSHVYGDEPALQSPVPAPRSSAPLPVPGGPRRPEEGFGFAPLHPEPPEAPWGGFERTQQRDEPRFIPSPPSLVLQEELKVSTKAVTLSNHLGRARMEESGRSEGKPTQAAVPSAVSAEARQEKRAEETRKEEKKPKGGFFHHGGAKSDAGGRGQGEKTGGSPAAGDERSRAGGWFASKEPKESPQKPSFPPGPHASTEVAGSLCSSADCSPSASLRLTDPEREPPAQNVGVPVPETTPPSHGDLPPPPPDERAAAGPPPLSEWDATFDAFATSRLNPEPKKENVLASVAAAEGMAFIDDPDAASPADGSAEKGAKAFEKAEPQIGSEMPPALRSWTNFSGLDVGANLVSTTQEATVIEDVLSPVSAGSGGRRRKSSTPMVWAPAFSSGNAGEKEASAARTGEKRGGEDRDSNEEETSGAGENGWMTIATETASDPSESTQSIGQESAFGQRPFLSEGTFEAKSGPRAAACVLPRSKFPPEAASETLPGGNVAAVPPRVLPEAAVRRFPAAPEPGRDPQGAGGQEETFDIRTSVYRLQASMRLEAGEGRVRLSSDVRERHVVLSPWTGVRGEQEEATVPGSDVSASAPPPKPPRWFAAAGGRGDGEEEACDPEARRQGGEERREGVEGLKGDVEPPRRRPSGETAVPAPPSPAAPRAATAEAAPEIPASGGAEGAATDSEPDAGAKAAELAEGDTPLGTDPSEMSGEDAAEKFETCPSKLSLESWSRPALPPLSPGPAGGAEVETAAEQERLPEELSVSGLTPSSRLDSGQPEAFWTAVEEQEAAGCPQRLARGHSPPRPEPAWGHGAGRRGQAQGRPSAGEPEGPRRRCSADGKIDFKKADFWKPEAEERSERDASVPGNPFVPAVSPIAPSNPFAEKPPDSLPVRAVLPERLAQGFGFPQLPEEALQQGFQPANLPREPLGKPPSLHASQPLAFSTPFLVAATNPERFEFPSPVACPASGGVPAATSRAAAAQPCPLLQSGDTQASALVVLPRETQPAEKPFCQQTTSPHPVKPISAAVQEAPGEKKQQQHKSGLTAALSNGLEKLKTVTTGSIQPVAPSSQPEKADSKKLKDPAVLDQSAKYYHLTHDELIQLLLQKEKELSKKEEHIQELENYIDQLLVRIMEQSPTLLQIPLGEAKTK